A stretch of DNA from Pseudomonadales bacterium:
CAAGCCAGCGCTTTGCGCCCGCCTTGCCGTAGGAGCGCAGGTTGTGTTCGCTGTTGCCCACTTCGCCGAGTGTTGCCCGGCATTCGGAAAACACGCGGCGCATTTCACCGGAACGCAGCCGCAGGGTGGCATAGGTGCCTTCCCGGGCAACCAGCTGAACGGATGCACCGGCACTGCGTGCGAGTTGAGCGCCCTTGCCCGGCTTCAGCTCCACGCAGTGGATCACGCTACCCAGCGGGATGTTCCGCAACGGCATGGTGTTGCCGGAACGGATTGGCGCCGAAGTACCGCTCATCAGCTGATCGCCGGCGCTGACGCCACGCGGTGCAATGATGTAGCGACGCTCACCATCGGCGTACTTGAGCAGGGCCAGATTCGCGGTCCGGTTCGGATCGTATTCGAGCCGCTCCACCACCGCAGGAATACCGTCCTTGTTGCGACGGAAATCGACGATGCGATAGTGCTGCTTGTGTCCGCCACCCTGATGACGGGTGGTGATACGACCTGCGTTGTTGCGACCGCCATTCCGGGATTTCGGAGCCAGCAGCGGTTTGTACGGCGCGCCTTTATGGAGCTCCGGATTAACCACTTTGACCAGGAAACGCCGGCCGGGTGATGTCGGTTTTGTCTTGATTACAGCCATTTGCTACTAATCCGCCGCCATGAAATCGAGTTCCTGACCAGCAGCAACCCGCACGTAGGCTT
This window harbors:
- the rplB gene encoding 50S ribosomal protein L2 gives rise to the protein MAVIKTKPTSPGRRFLVKVVNPELHKGAPYKPLLAPKSRNGGRNNAGRITTRHQGGGHKQHYRIVDFRRNKDGIPAVVERLEYDPNRTANLALLKYADGERRYIIAPRGVSAGDQLMSGTSAPIRSGNTMPLRNIPLGSVIHCVELKPGKGAQLARSAGASVQLVAREGTYATLRLRSGEMRRVFSECRATLGEVGNSEHNLRSYGKAGAKRWLGIRPTVRGVAMNPVDHPHGGGEGKTSGGRHPVSPWGLPTKGKKTRSNKRTDNLIVRRRGRR